In Chengkuizengella sediminis, a single window of DNA contains:
- a CDS encoding APC family permease → MFEKKLNAVQLSGLIIGPILGSGIILLPPIIYDVAGDYAIFSWIAIILINWFFAFLFGTLSVKFPGDSGVTQAVEDVFGKYIKYLTSFFLIGAVCFGPIAVLMTAAQFLQFDGFLSTKWIAVLLMGITILILLLNVSFIGKIAFVLSSVAALLLFSGGLTSLIQYPKAELFTTSFDLSSFGFSLLLLFWTIVGWEVIGNYSSEVRDVRSTIPKAIGFSALIITIVFLIVAASIQWSDIHSISGASKMTVASILTPIFGGLTGLIMGIIAPGLCLSSIILFIGGTARLIRSMAEEGILPKRLSYRTKTNVPLGGIIALSCFHIFVFILIFCDWINVTQIIAIADGFFISNVFVTMLAAIKLFNQKIVKTAIALMLLVLFVFLSFSSPIVLVCIAILTVGFVYKQIKSNTNESRKDSGKDLLMVD, encoded by the coding sequence ATGTTTGAAAAAAAACTAAATGCAGTCCAATTAAGCGGTCTCATCATTGGACCTATTTTGGGATCAGGTATTATCTTATTACCTCCGATCATCTATGATGTTGCAGGAGATTATGCCATATTTTCATGGATTGCAATCATATTAATTAATTGGTTTTTTGCTTTTTTATTTGGTACTTTGAGTGTGAAATTTCCCGGTGATTCTGGAGTAACACAAGCCGTTGAGGATGTGTTTGGAAAATATATAAAATATTTAACCTCCTTCTTTTTAATAGGAGCTGTATGTTTTGGACCCATCGCTGTACTAATGACCGCTGCTCAATTTCTTCAATTTGATGGGTTCTTATCAACAAAGTGGATCGCTGTTCTTTTAATGGGAATTACGATTTTGATTTTACTACTGAACGTTTCATTCATTGGTAAAATTGCTTTTGTTTTATCTTCTGTAGCAGCATTATTGTTGTTTTCAGGCGGATTAACCTCTTTAATTCAATATCCTAAAGCAGAACTATTTACTACAAGCTTTGATCTCTCATCATTTGGATTTAGTTTGTTATTGTTGTTTTGGACGATTGTGGGTTGGGAAGTGATTGGAAATTACAGTAGTGAAGTTAGAGATGTACGCTCGACGATACCAAAAGCGATTGGTTTCAGTGCACTGATCATTACGATTGTATTTTTAATAGTAGCTGCTTCTATACAATGGTCAGATATACATAGTATTTCTGGTGCTTCAAAAATGACCGTTGCAAGTATTTTAACTCCTATATTTGGAGGTTTGACTGGACTGATTATGGGAATCATTGCACCTGGTTTATGTTTGTCCTCCATCATCTTATTTATTGGGGGGACAGCTAGATTAATTCGGTCTATGGCAGAGGAAGGTATTTTACCTAAGAGGTTAAGCTATCGAACAAAAACCAATGTCCCTTTAGGCGGGATTATTGCTTTAAGCTGTTTTCATATCTTTGTTTTTATCCTGATCTTTTGTGATTGGATCAATGTAACACAAATTATCGCTATTGCAGATGGTTTTTTTATTAGTAATGTGTTTGTCACCATGTTAGCTGCAATCAAACTATTCAACCAAAAGATAGTGAAAACAGCTATAGCTTTGATGTTGCTCGTATTATTTGTATTTTTATCATTCTCATCACCTATTGTTTTGGTTTGTATAGCTATATTAACGGTAGGTTTCGTTTATAAACAGATCAAATCTAACACGAATGAGTCCCGTAAGGATAGTGGAAAAGATCTTTTAATGGTGGACTAA
- a CDS encoding DMT family transporter: MPRILFLVFILLSLIWGGSFYFMKILLEDFGPWTIVFLRSSFGFITIVTIMLVLRKPFELQKMPWFPLTIIALINTTIPWAIIAFSETRISSSMASVLNATTPLWTIVVGIAFFRATTNRYQWLGIGIGLFGLMILLDVNPVTMISVDLLGFVCMIVASICYAFGSQLSMRLLTELSMYQITFCTLFIVTLSSGSVALTFESISISHLASWTNISVLIGLGVFGSGIAYILYYYLVQRGSAEFATMVTYLIPATAIIWGYTLLNEEVKWSLLAGLVLVLGGVFISTKKQTSKVVDVRTLRQQKINGASKI; this comes from the coding sequence ATGCCCCGCATACTCTTTTTAGTATTTATTTTACTGAGCCTCATTTGGGGTGGATCTTTTTACTTTATGAAAATATTACTCGAAGATTTTGGTCCATGGACGATTGTTTTTCTCAGATCTTCCTTCGGATTCATTACCATTGTGACCATTATGCTCGTTTTGCGTAAACCTTTCGAGCTTCAAAAAATGCCTTGGTTTCCTTTAACGATCATAGCCTTAATCAATACAACAATTCCGTGGGCAATCATAGCATTTAGTGAAACTAGAATATCTAGCAGCATGGCATCTGTGTTAAATGCTACAACTCCACTGTGGACCATCGTAGTAGGTATTGCATTTTTCCGTGCGACAACCAATCGCTACCAATGGTTAGGAATCGGAATAGGTTTATTCGGTCTGATGATATTACTTGATGTGAATCCTGTTACTATGATTTCAGTAGATTTGTTGGGATTTGTATGTATGATCGTGGCTTCGATTTGTTATGCGTTTGGATCTCAATTGTCTATGCGCCTGCTGACGGAGTTGTCCATGTATCAGATCACCTTCTGTACTTTGTTCATCGTCACACTTAGCAGCGGAAGTGTTGCTCTAACCTTTGAATCCATTTCGATATCCCACCTAGCTTCGTGGACGAATATATCTGTGTTAATTGGTTTGGGTGTATTTGGATCAGGTATTGCCTACATTCTCTATTATTATTTGGTTCAAAGAGGGAGCGCTGAGTTTGCCACGATGGTCACTTATCTTATACCAGCTACTGCCATCATATGGGGATATACACTGCTTAATGAAGAAGTGAAATGGAGCTTATTGGCGGGACTTGTTTTAGTACTTGGTGGAGTATTCATATCAACTAAAAAGCAAACGAGTAAGGTTGTTGATGTTCGAACGTTGAGACAACAGAAAATAAACGGAGCGTCAAAAATATGA
- a CDS encoding DMT family transporter, whose product MISMGLAMAIFGSIGFIAAQTGLQAFELVFVRCVCASLFLGAFWLLSGKFKNENWNKREVKRVLLCGVILVSNWVFLFKAFEMMPITVAISIYYLAPVIVLLLGSFLYREKLTWLAIISILICFIGTMLISGLGTDTPFQQLLSSGLILPFLAAILYALLTLLSKGIHQLSPYAVTVIQTSLGAILLFPLVSFSAFSGLQINHWIAITIIGVIHTGVVYFLFFRSVRFLPTRLISALVFLDPIVAILLDTMIIGFRPSILQILGLLLTFGGMVIILVRSNPIKSSTEAS is encoded by the coding sequence ATGATCAGTATGGGTCTGGCAATGGCTATTTTTGGTTCAATCGGATTTATAGCTGCACAAACTGGACTTCAGGCTTTTGAGTTAGTTTTTGTTCGTTGTGTTTGTGCTTCTTTATTTTTAGGTGCTTTCTGGTTATTATCCGGTAAATTCAAAAATGAAAACTGGAATAAACGAGAAGTGAAACGTGTTTTATTATGTGGAGTAATACTCGTATCTAACTGGGTTTTCCTTTTTAAAGCATTTGAAATGATGCCAATTACTGTTGCCATCTCAATCTATTATCTAGCACCCGTTATCGTTTTATTGTTGGGAAGTTTTCTTTATAGAGAAAAGCTAACATGGTTAGCGATTATTTCTATTTTGATATGTTTTATCGGTACGATGTTAATATCCGGTTTAGGAACGGATACCCCGTTTCAACAATTACTCTCATCAGGACTTATCTTACCTTTTTTAGCAGCTATTTTATACGCTCTGTTAACACTTCTCAGTAAAGGTATTCATCAGTTATCTCCCTATGCTGTGACCGTGATTCAAACATCACTTGGTGCCATCTTGTTATTCCCTTTAGTTAGTTTTAGTGCTTTTTCTGGACTTCAGATTAATCATTGGATTGCGATTACGATTATTGGTGTCATACATACAGGTGTGGTGTATTTTTTGTTTTTTAGAAGTGTAAGATTCCTTCCAACAAGACTCATTTCAGCATTGGTCTTTTTAGATCCAATAGTGGCCATATTATTAGATACAATGATTATTGGTTTTCGTCCTAGTATATTGCAAATACTTGGGTTACTCCTTACTTTTGGGGGGATGGTGATTATATTAGTTCGGAGTAATCCGATTAAATCATCAACTGAAGCTAGTTAG
- a CDS encoding sugar ABC transporter permease has translation MNTNTTQSLEKKQKIQWIKFDLRAYTMIAALVLIWILFTFLSGGSFIEPRNLSNLFNQMSVTSVLAVGMVLIIVAGHIDLSVGSLVGLTGGVAAILNSTYDWNAVVVFIVTIAFGALIGLWQGWWVAYRAVPAFIVTLGGMLIFRGLLLGISNSQTISGLSDGFKLVGTGYVPAGWGLLIGILAIGVFALLLVMKRVSRKKFGFDIEPMVLSLFKIVLVSIIVLTFVLAMNSYKGIPIPIFVVIFLAVIFTFIAKNTVYGRQIYAIGGNPEAARLSGINIKRRTVMLFVLGNTLAAIAGILLTARVGSATVNAGNMYELDAIAAAVIGGTSLLGGAGTISGAIIGALVMASLDNGMSLMSVETFWQYIVKGGILILAVWMDIYSRQRKNKG, from the coding sequence ATGAATACAAATACTACACAGTCATTGGAAAAGAAACAAAAAATACAATGGATCAAATTTGATCTTAGAGCTTATACGATGATCGCTGCTTTAGTTTTGATTTGGATATTGTTCACGTTTCTTAGTGGTGGTAGTTTCATAGAACCAAGAAATTTATCTAATTTATTTAATCAAATGTCAGTTACATCTGTATTAGCAGTCGGAATGGTATTAATCATTGTTGCAGGACATATTGATTTGTCTGTTGGTTCATTGGTTGGTTTAACAGGTGGAGTGGCCGCCATTTTAAATTCAACTTATGACTGGAATGCCGTTGTTGTGTTTATTGTAACCATCGCTTTTGGTGCATTAATTGGATTATGGCAAGGTTGGTGGGTTGCTTATCGTGCTGTACCAGCTTTTATCGTAACCCTTGGTGGGATGCTCATATTTAGAGGACTATTGTTAGGAATTAGTAATAGTCAGACGATCTCTGGTTTATCAGATGGATTTAAATTAGTAGGTACGGGGTATGTTCCTGCAGGTTGGGGACTATTAATCGGGATTTTGGCGATTGGTGTGTTTGCCTTACTATTAGTTATGAAAAGAGTTTCTCGTAAGAAATTTGGTTTTGATATCGAACCCATGGTGCTTAGCTTATTCAAAATCGTTTTAGTTTCTATAATAGTCCTTACTTTTGTATTAGCTATGAATAGTTATAAAGGGATACCGATTCCAATTTTCGTTGTTATTTTCTTAGCTGTTATCTTTACGTTTATTGCTAAAAATACGGTATATGGAAGACAGATTTATGCGATAGGTGGTAATCCAGAAGCAGCTCGTTTATCAGGAATTAACATTAAAAGAAGAACAGTGATGTTATTCGTATTAGGAAATACGTTGGCTGCCATTGCAGGTATTTTATTAACAGCTAGGGTTGGATCTGCAACTGTTAATGCTGGTAACATGTATGAGTTGGATGCCATCGCTGCCGCTGTTATTGGTGGAACGAGTTTATTAGGTGGAGCAGGTACCATCTCAGGAGCTATTATCGGTGCATTAGTTATGGCTAGTTTAGATAATGGTATGAGTTTAATGAGTGTTGAAACGTTCTGGCAATATATCGTTAAGGGTGGTATTTTGATCCTAGCGGTATGGATGGATATTTATAGTAGACAAAGAAAAAATAAAGGGTAA